In the Leishmania infantum JPCM5 genome chromosome 8 genome, cgtgtgcggcCGTTGTCTGTGCCATCTCGCCATGGAGGGGTGCCCACTGCGTCGCTCAGCATGGCGACCGCtgggctgcggcgcctcgaCTTGTGCATGACTGCCGTGTTCAGCCGCGAGCAGGCGTTCGcccacacgcagcacaccaTCGACGCTGCTAGCCTCCACCACTTGGTCGGCATCTCACGGCAACGACGTGGGCGAGCTGTTTGCCGCCGTGCATCAAGGCCGCGTGTGGGCGGCAAGGTGTACGAATGGGAAACTGTTgaaggcagcgcggcagctgcaggagacgtgtgccggccgcgcgcagcttcgtTCCGCTCCGCTGCGCATTTCcccggtgctggtggcggtggacgcGCGGGGAGATGAGGAGGTGATGGGGAAGGGCGGGTGGTGGAtctgtgcgagcgcgtgggtgtcggggtggaggggagtGTGCACTGATGGAGGGGCACCCTCACGTGCTGCGACCGgcacccccgccctcctcgccccatcgcgcgcacaccgggggggaggggggtcgctgctgctcacatCCCCTGCTCTCTGGCGACCCTCCTCATTGTTGTGGTGCagggctgccgcggtgcggtGTCCGTGTGTTTTCCGTCGGTCTGCGCCCGGCGTGTCTCTCCCTGTGGTCCTGCAATGAGCGGGAtgcgcggtgacggcgcggcgccggtggtgtcggcggattgtcgcggcggtgccgcctgtGAGGGCcgcgacgatggcggtgtgtttgcgtgctgctgtctccTCCCACGGTGCTGTGAGCGATGTGTCTTCTGCTGTCGGGGCctagggagggggggcggcagGCAGCGCCATCTGCCCTCCCCGCTTGGTCGCCGTCTctcgcgcctctgcctctctccctcgctgccgttgcggcgcgccgcacatCCACCGGGCTCCCGTCCTGATCCTTCtcgcttgtgtgcatgtcaTCAAGTGGCCCACCTGCTCCCGCTGCGCACGCCTCGCAGTCCCACTTGCCTGTCTCCTCACgactgcctccctccctcaccccgatctctctctctcctcgcctcctttCACTCTTGCTCGCGTGGCGCatccgcccaccccctctcacaacgcacgcgcacaaacaaaCGCCGAcaacgtgcacgtgcacgtgcaacAACAATAATATACGTATATATacctgtttgtgtgtgtgtgtgctgccaaggctctccctcgctgtcTTCGGCTTGCACCCCCGCGTTCCCCTCGCCAGCGTCACTGCGCGATCTCGACTCCCCTGCCGTGTGTCCCCGTGTGTGCCTCCGCTGTGCCTCTCTCAGAATTCCGCCGTGGGCCTTCGAAGATGGCGTGCAAGCTCGGCGTCATTATCTACGTCGTCCTCCAGTTCATCGCGTTCTTCTCCGTGCTGATCGGTACGGGGGTCGACATGTTTTACATCAAGCCGGAGCACAGCTTTGGCGCCAGGGTATGCATAACCCTGTGGGGTGGAAAGACTGACTGTCGAAAAGCCAAGGTAACCATCACCCCGGGCGTACGGTGGAAGTTCTGCCCCATCCGCCTCAGAAACTTCCGCATTGGTGAGGCGTTCGCTGTCATCTCCATCTTCGTGTACGGCGCGGCGTTCCTCTTCGGCTTCCTTTTGCTGtactgctgcgctggctTCCGCTGGCTCTGCCTGGCGCTGAACATCGTGGGCGCTGTCACCGCTTGCGTTGTCTGGGCGGTCATGGTGGTCACCTACAGACTCCCAGAGCCCAAGTGCCTGGAGCTGAGTGACGGCTACGATTTCGGCACCGGCTTCGGTCTCTTCGTGCTTGCCTGGATCCTGGATATCATCGACATTATCTTCCTGATGCTCCCGTGGCAAATCGGAGAGTTCGGTGAGGGTGACGAACCGAAtgggcaggaggaggaggaggaggtggtgcagtcTAAAAAAGCAACGGAGGAGTAGGAAGGAGAGTGCCGCAGGAAGTGACGGGCAaacgtggcggcagcgcggcagctccacgacgacgccctcgtggaggagccggcggagctgatgccggcgggaAAGACGGAGGGAGCGGAGGCTGCGGACGCTCGCCCCTGACTTTCGCCGGCatctctcccgctctcgctcgctgccctctcgTGCGCGCGACCGCTTGCGGGCGTGTTCGCGGTTTCTCCCTCGCCTGCTTTCGTCTTCTCCTGCGTGTGTCCTTTGTGGAGCtttccgcctcccccttcgctTCTGCCTTTTCGATCTGCACAGCGATCTGCGCGTtgtggtgggcagcgcacCCTTGACGGCGACACGCCCATCGagggccccctccctccccctctgagCCGTCGCCCTCGTTGCCTTCTCCAAatcgcctccccctcacgcacaccgcATGGACTCCTCAAACggagaggtggagggagggggtgtgcgAGGTGCCAcaggtgtggtggtggcaggggcaGGAGCCAAGGAGGCTCACGTGTAGGCGCAGCGGGAAGACAGGAGGGCGGCGTCCGTGCGCCCAGCGGCGACACACAGGTGCATACGCAACGCTAAAGCGAGGCGATTGCAGCTCTGGCTCCTGATCTTTCCTTGCGCCCCATGCACGGcctacgtgtgtgcgcgcacacccgcgcgcgcgcaggtgcgtaGGAGGGGGCACCCCCTTCTTCAGCG is a window encoding:
- a CDS encoding amastin-like protein — protein: MACKLGVIIYVVLQFIAFFSVLIGTGVDMFYIKPEHSFGARVCITLWGGKTDCRKAKVTITPGVRWKFCPIRLRNFRIGEAFAVISIFVYGAAFLFGFLLLYCCAGFRWLCLALNIVGAVTACVVWAVMVVTYRLPEPKCLELSDGYDFGTGFGLFVLAWILDIIDIIFLMLPWQIGEFGEGDEPNGQEEEEEVVQSKKATEE